The following nucleotide sequence is from Gammaproteobacteria bacterium.
CGGAGTCCGTCTCCGATTCCCGATGTCGGGAACGGGGATTACGCCAAAAGAGACCCGAACCCGGGGGATACATGAGTAGAAGTTTGAGTAGCCATACCATGGAGCCAGGTTCCGTCAGCCGCAAAGCGACAACCGTCGTGGTCGTTCCCGTACCAGACGACGATGCTGACGAATCTGATGTTGCAACCATCACCTGCGAAGCAGTCGACCCGTCCGAAGCAGTAGAAGCCAAGGAAGCGGCGGGAAAACGAAGCAGCAAGGAGGATGTCGAGGAACCGGTACAGACCGACCTCGACGCCACACGCCTCTACCTCAGCGAGATCGAATTCTCGCCGCTGCTGACCCCACAGGAAGAAAAGCACTACTCACGTATGGCACGAAGCGGTGTGGAGGCCGGGCGCAAAAAGATGATCGAGTGCAACCTGCGCCTGGTCGTGAAGATCGCGCGCCGCTACATGAACCGCGGGCTCGCCCTGCTCGATCTGATCGAGGAAGGCAATCTCGGGCTCATCCGGGCGGTCGAAAAGTTCGACCCCGAAAAGGGGTTCCGCTTCTCCACCTACGCGACCTGGTGGATTCGTCAGACCATCGAACGCGCCCTGATGAACCAGACGCGCACGATCCGACTGCCGATCCACGTCATCAAGGAACTCAACGCCTACCTGCGCGCCTCGCGGCGGCTCGCCCAGGAACTGGAACACGAGCCGACGACCGAAGAGGTCGCCGCCGCCCTCGAAAAACCCGCCAACGAGATCAAGAAGCTGCTCAACCTGAGTGAGCGCGTGACCTCGATCGACCTGCCGATCGGCAAGGAGAGCGACCGGCCGCTACTGGACCTCATCCCCGACGACGCCAGCCAGGAGCCATCGGCGATCCTGCAGGACGAAAACGTCAACGAGCGCATCTACTCATGGCTACACGAACTGGAGGAGAAGCAGCGGGAAGTCGTCATCCGCCGTTTCGGGCTGCACGGCTACGAACGGTCAACGCTGGAAGAGGTCGGCAGCGAGCTTGGCGTGACCCGTGAGCGCGTCCGTCAGATCCAGATGGACGCCCTCAGACGCCTGCGTAAGATCCTGGAGAGTCGCGGTTACTCCGGGGACGCCCTCCTGGGCGCATAATCCGTCCCTGTCCGCAGGGCCGATGAACGGGTAGGGTGGACAAACGCGGTGCAGTCCACCAGCAAGGCGAGGTCAAAGGGTGGACAGCGCTGCGCTTGGCCACCCTGCGGGATGACTTCGACAAGCCGAAAAAAAACGGGGCCCGTTCGGGCCCCGCCTCGTTCCTTCTTCCGGCTGGTGGAGCCTTAGAAGCGGATGTCGATGTTCGACGTGTTGTCGGCGTACTGCGACGGATCGGAGTAGACGCTCGGGTTCTTGAAGAACGCCGACTGGTTCACGTTATAGAACAAGCCCGCTTCACCCCCCCGTACGAGAGCATGCAGCGCGCGCTGAAGCTGCAGGGAAAGGCCAAGGCCACCAAGGAGGCGTACTGCCGCGCCGTACGCCGTAGCGCTGAATATTTCGACCGCTGTCCAGACGATTTGAGCGCAGAGGAGCTGCGCGCGTACTTCGCCAATCTGCTCGAGACCCATTCCTGGAGCACGATCAAGCTCAGATGACCTGACTTCGCGGAATCTGCGTCGAGCCCAGTTTCAGCACCAGTAGCATGCCGGATCCGCTTCGCTTGATCCGACCTACGGTTTTCCCGAGCTTTCGGTGAGTCATGACATTGCGTAGGGTGGAACAAGCGCAGCGGTTCCGCCGTCATGGGTGTCTGCGGATCCCAACCGGAAAGTCGGTTGAGAACATGCCGGTGCTCTACCCATCCTATCTGGCCATGGGTCTCTCCTCGCGAAAGCATTATCGATGAGCAATTCAAAAAATACAGCACGTTTCGTTCCCCGTTTCTCGAATCTCCAGTTTGCATATATGCTTTCATTGTGCGGGTTTTCCGCGTTAGCGGCAGGCAGGCGATATGCGACTTTCCAGTAAACAATCACACTCCATACTCGATATCGTCGCGTCCCACGCCGGCAGCGGGGCCGCTGTGTATTTGTTTGGTTCGCGGCTCGACGACAGGCGAAGAGGGGGCGATATCGACCTGCTGATCGAGACCGATCGCGTTCTGGACCTCGTCAAACGGGCGAAGATCAAGCTGGAGATCGAATCGCAACTGGGGCTGCCGGTGGATATTGTTGCGC
It contains:
- the rpoS gene encoding RNA polymerase sigma factor RpoS, with product MEPGSVSRKATTVVVVPVPDDDADESDVATITCEAVDPSEAVEAKEAAGKRSSKEDVEEPVQTDLDATRLYLSEIEFSPLLTPQEEKHYSRMARSGVEAGRKKMIECNLRLVVKIARRYMNRGLALLDLIEEGNLGLIRAVEKFDPEKGFRFSTYATWWIRQTIERALMNQTRTIRLPIHVIKELNAYLRASRRLAQELEHEPTTEEVAAALEKPANEIKKLLNLSERVTSIDLPIGKESDRPLLDLIPDDASQEPSAILQDENVNERIYSWLHELEEKQREVVIRRFGLHGYERSTLEEVGSELGVTRERVRQIQMDALRRLRKILESRGYSGDALLGA
- a CDS encoding nucleotidyltransferase domain-containing protein, coding for MRLSSKQSHSILDIVASHAGSGAAVYLFGSRLDDRRRGGDIDLLIETDRVLDLVKRAKIKLEIESQLGLPVDIVARGRDRSPTALQLLARSQARRLETQP
- a CDS encoding phage integrase N-terminal SAM-like domain-containing protein, whose product is MDKRGAVHQQGEVKGWTALRLATLRDDFDKPKKNGARSGPASFLLPAGGALEADVDVRRVVGVLRRIGVDARVLEERRLVHVIEQARFTPPYESMQRALKLQGKAKATKEAYCRAVRRSAEYFDRCPDDLSAEELRAYFANLLETHSWSTIKLR